Proteins encoded together in one Bos javanicus breed banteng chromosome 6, ARS-OSU_banteng_1.0, whole genome shotgun sequence window:
- the FGFRL1 gene encoding fibroblast growth factor receptor-like 1, translating to MTPSPALVLPLLLLLGALPPAAAARGPPRMADKVVPRQVARLGRTVRLQCPVEGDPPPLTMWTKDGRTIHGGWSRFRVLPQGLKVKEVEPEDAGAYVCKATNGFGSLSVNYTLIVMDDTSPGRESPGHDSSSGGQEDPASKQWARPRFTQPSKMRRRVIARPVGSSVRLKCVASGHPRPDIMWMKDDQALTRPEAGEHRKKKWTLSLKNLRPEDSGRYTCRVSNRAGAINATYKVDVIQRTRSKPVLTGTHPVNTTVDFGGTTSFQCKVRSDVKPVIQWLKRVEYGAEGRYNSTIDVGGQKFVVLPTGDVWSRPDGSYLNKLLITRARQDDAGMYICLGANTMGYSFRSAFLTVLPDPKPPGPPVAPSSSTTSLPWPVVIGIPAGAVFIVGTVVLWLCQAKKKPCAPAPAPPAPAHRPPATARDRGGDKDLPTPATLGSGPGVGLCEELGPPAAPQHLLGPGSATGPKLYPKLYTDTHTHTHSHTHSHVEGKVHQHQHTHYHC from the exons GGCCCCCGAGGATGGCGGACAAGGTGGTCCCGAGGCAGGTGGCCCGGCTGGGCCGCACGGTTCGGCTGCAGTGCCCCGTGGAGGGGGACCCGCCGCCACTGACCATGTGGACCAAGGACGGCCGGACGATCCACGGTGGCTGGAGCCGCTTCCGCGTGCTGCCCCAAGggctgaaggtgaaagaggtggAACCGGAGGACGCTGGTGCCTACGTGTGCAAGGCCACCAACGGCTTCGGGAGCCTCAGCGTCAACTACACGCTCATAGTGATGG ATGACACCAGTCCAGGAAGGGAGAGCCCCGGGCACGACAGCTCCTCTGGGGGCCAGGAAGACCCAGCCAGCAAGCAGTGGG CGCGGCCCCGCTTCACGCAGCCCTCCAAGATGAGGCGCCGCGTGATTGCGCGGCCCGTGGGCAGCTCCGTGCGGCTCAAGTGCGTGGCCAGCGGGCACCCGCGGCCCGACATCATGTGGATGAAGGATGACCAGGCCTTGACCCGCCCGGAGGCTGGCGAGCACAGGAAGAAGAAGTGGACGCTGAGCCTGAAGAACCTGCGCCCGGAGGACAGCGGCAGGTACACGTGCCGCGTGTCAAACCGCGCAGGCGCCATCAACGCCACCTACAAGGTGGACGTGATCC AGCGGACGCGCTCCAAGCCTGTGCTCACGGGCACGCACCCCGTGAACACGACGGTGGACTTCGGGGGCACGACGTCCTTCCAGTGCAAAGTGCGCAGCGACGTGAAGccggtgatccagtggctgaagCGCGTGGAGTACGGCGCCGAAGGCCGCTACAACTCCACCATCGATGTGGGTGGCCAGAAGTTCGTAGTGCTGCCCACCGGCGACGTGTGGTCGCGGCCTGACGGCTCCTACCTCAACAAGCTGCTCATCACGCGTGCACGCCAGGATGACGCGGGCATGTACATCTGCCTGGGTGCCAACACCATGGGCTACAGCTTCCGCAGCGCCTTCCTGACAGTGCTGCCCG ACCCAAAGCCACCAGGGCCGCCCGTGGCCCCCTCGTCCTCCACCACCAGCCTGCCGTGGCCGGTGGTCATCGGCATCCCGGCCGGCGCAGTCTTCATCGTGGGCACCGTGGTCCTGTGGCTCTGCCAGGCCAAGAAGAAGCCGtgcgccccggccccggcccccccGGCGCCTGCACATCGCCCGCCCGCCACAGCCCGCGACCGCGGCGGGGATAAGGACCTGCCCACCCCCGCCACCCTGGGCTCCGGCCCCGGAGTGGGGCTGTGTGAGGAGCTCGGGCCCCCGGCGGCCCCCCAGCACCTGCTGGGCCCCGGCTCGGCCACCGGCCCCAAGCTTTACCCCAAACTctacacagacacgcacacacacacacactcacacacacactcacatgtggAGGGCAAAGTGCACCAGCACCAGCACACCCACTACCACTGCTAG